A part of Anaerobranca gottschalkii DSM 13577 genomic DNA contains:
- the recA gene encoding recombinase RecA — MEKKKALEMALHQIEKQFGKGSIMKLGENTTLAVSTISTGCLDLDIALGTGGFPRGRIIEIFGPESSGKTTVALHAIAEAQKLGGTAAFIDAEHALDPVYAQKLGVNIEELYVSQPDTGEQALEIAEALVRSGAIDIIVIDSVAALVPKAEIEGEMGDSHVGLQARLMSQALRKLSGAISKSRTIAIFINQLREKVGVMFGSPETTPGGRALKFYASVRLDVRKTDTLKQGQDMVGSRTKIKVVKNKIAPPFKSAEFDIMYGEGISKEGCILDIGANIDIITKSGAWYSFENERLGQGRENAKQFLKDNPEICKKIEDKIREYYNLQSPTSSVEVDQA, encoded by the coding sequence ATGGAAAAGAAAAAAGCTTTAGAAATGGCCTTACATCAAATTGAAAAACAATTTGGTAAAGGTTCTATAATGAAATTAGGTGAAAACACAACTTTAGCAGTTTCTACAATATCTACAGGATGTTTAGATTTAGACATAGCTTTAGGAACAGGTGGTTTTCCAAGGGGAAGAATTATTGAAATCTTTGGACCTGAATCATCTGGTAAAACTACTGTAGCCCTTCACGCTATAGCAGAAGCTCAAAAACTTGGTGGCACTGCTGCTTTCATCGATGCAGAACATGCTTTAGATCCTGTCTATGCTCAAAAATTAGGGGTAAACATAGAAGAGCTTTATGTATCACAACCTGATACTGGTGAACAAGCTTTAGAAATAGCTGAAGCTTTAGTGCGAAGTGGTGCCATTGATATAATCGTTATCGATTCTGTTGCAGCATTAGTACCAAAAGCTGAAATAGAAGGTGAAATGGGAGATTCCCATGTGGGATTACAAGCCCGCTTAATGAGCCAGGCATTAAGAAAACTATCAGGGGCTATTAGTAAATCTAGGACCATTGCTATTTTTATAAACCAGCTTAGGGAAAAAGTTGGTGTAATGTTCGGCAGCCCTGAAACAACACCTGGTGGACGAGCCCTTAAATTTTATGCCTCAGTAAGGCTAGATGTTAGAAAAACAGATACTTTAAAACAAGGCCAAGATATGGTTGGAAGTAGAACAAAGATTAAAGTAGTAAAAAATAAAATAGCCCCTCCATTTAAATCAGCAGAATTTGATATTATGTATGGTGAAGGAATATCTAAGGAAGGTTGTATCTTAGATATCGGTGCTAACATAGATATAATTACAAAAAGTGGAGCTTGGTATTCCTTTGAAAATGAAAGATTAGGACAAGGTAGGGAAAATGCTAAACAATTTTTAAAAGACAACCCTGAAATCTGTAAAAAAATAGAGGATAAAATTAGAGAATATTATAATTTACAATCACCTACCTCATCGGTAGAAGTAGACCAGGCTTAA
- a CDS encoding metallophosphoesterase family protein has protein sequence MKNKLLKLLGNKYLHIFILALIGSILFISFFSNTSFKVLAFELDVKLDFFNKGLTEIYLPPLGIVRAETHNPPLKFIITLTNVNLNLLEELSLGEKQEEILSSIINILSGRIRVFIVRNFLLTFIGGSFLTFLFYKRPKDILLGGTIGIMIFAIILLSAFSSYDETAFFINPEFEGVLQMAPWIFGLLEESLEKLEDFSEQMDLLIVNLYRLFERIQYLQPLGAVDGDIKVLHVSDIHNHPVAYDFIKQIVENFAVDLVIDTGDISDYGTPLEGELLRKLETINVPYIFIPGNHDSPAIIETMESIDNVFVLINDVIQIAGVTIAGIADPASETTAMAVPPKEVYLERVQMLEKTIEESNLNPFFVVSHHPIISEELAGKYPVLLQGHTHSINIYEKNGSIIINPGTSGAAGIRGLLAREEVPYSVVLMHLKINENETLYLAAVDIIKVYNLSSGFILERKLIIHNEEGYEIQTEGDMENSIIE, from the coding sequence ATGAAAAACAAATTACTTAAATTATTAGGGAATAAATACCTCCATATATTTATTTTAGCCTTAATAGGATCAATTCTATTTATTTCTTTTTTTAGCAATACTTCTTTTAAAGTTTTAGCCTTTGAACTGGATGTCAAATTAGATTTTTTTAATAAAGGATTAACTGAAATATACTTACCACCATTAGGAATTGTAAGGGCTGAAACCCATAATCCTCCTTTAAAGTTTATTATTACACTAACTAATGTAAATCTTAATTTGTTAGAAGAACTATCCTTAGGAGAAAAACAAGAGGAAATTTTAAGTTCCATAATCAATATTTTATCAGGGAGAATAAGGGTTTTTATAGTCCGTAATTTTCTTCTTACTTTTATAGGGGGTAGTTTCTTAACTTTCTTGTTTTATAAAAGACCTAAAGATATTTTATTAGGGGGAACAATAGGTATAATGATATTTGCAATTATTCTCCTTTCAGCTTTTTCTTCATATGATGAAACGGCTTTTTTCATAAATCCAGAATTTGAAGGAGTTCTTCAAATGGCTCCTTGGATATTTGGTCTTTTGGAAGAAAGTTTAGAAAAGTTAGAAGATTTTAGTGAACAAATGGATTTGTTAATAGTAAATTTATATAGATTATTTGAAAGGATTCAATATTTACAACCTCTAGGGGCCGTTGATGGAGATATTAAAGTCTTGCATGTATCAGATATTCATAATCATCCTGTAGCCTATGATTTTATTAAACAAATAGTTGAAAATTTCGCTGTAGATTTAGTTATAGATACAGGAGATATTAGCGATTATGGCACTCCCCTTGAAGGGGAATTGTTACGGAAATTGGAGACAATAAATGTTCCTTATATTTTTATACCAGGCAACCACGACTCACCTGCTATTATTGAAACTATGGAGTCTATAGATAATGTTTTCGTACTCATAAATGACGTTATCCAAATTGCTGGAGTAACAATAGCTGGTATCGCTGATCCTGCTTCAGAAACTACAGCTATGGCAGTTCCACCTAAAGAAGTTTATTTAGAGCGGGTGCAAATGTTGGAGAAAACTATTGAGGAAAGTAATTTAAATCCCTTTTTTGTAGTTTCTCATCATCCCATTATTTCTGAAGAATTGGCGGGAAAATATCCAGTATTACTCCAAGGACATACCCATTCTATAAATATCTATGAAAAAAATGGTTCAATAATTATTAATCCAGGAACATCTGGAGCAGCAGGTATTAGGGGACTTCTTGCTAGAGAAGAGGTACCTTATAGTGTTGTATTAATGCATCTTAAAATAAATGAAAATGAAACTCTATATTTAGCAGCTGTAGATATTATAAAAGTTTATAACTTAAGTTCTGGTTTTATTTTAGAAAGAAAGTTGATTATTCATAATGAAGAAGGTTATGAAATTCAAACAGAAGGGGATATGGAAAATAGTATTATAGAATAA
- a CDS encoding competence/damage-inducible protein A produces the protein MVGEIINVGTELLLGDIINTNAKFISERLANLGIDLYYQTVVGDNSERLTTILKTALKRSNLIILTGGLGPTKDDLTKEVVAKTLKIPLILNYPCYQEIKRKFEKRGIYMPRNNIKQALIPKGAKILPNPNGTAPGIYLQFNKKHIFLLPGPPKELQPMFLNSVENLLINYSDSQLTSKIIKTYGIGESGLVKLIDDLLENQSDPTIAPLAKVDGVHIRVTTKKNFSDLEKVVKIIQQRLKDHIWGYDDDQLDQLIVETMIDNKLSLSLVESCTGGAIASAITDIPGSSMVLDQSQVLYTLKSKSEFLSCNIADIPNSGIDYYLTEKLAKTILEKTGTDIGLAITGALGPTVPSGVEVGEIYISTVNNYKSITKKFNYYGTRENIKERCVMTALHQLRLLLREMCP, from the coding sequence ATGGTTGGAGAAATTATAAATGTTGGTACTGAATTATTGTTGGGAGATATTATAAATACTAATGCAAAGTTTATAAGTGAAAGATTAGCTAATTTAGGTATTGATTTATATTATCAAACGGTAGTAGGTGATAATAGTGAGAGATTGACTACTATCCTGAAAACCGCTTTAAAAAGATCTAATCTAATTATTTTAACTGGAGGTTTAGGCCCAACAAAGGATGATTTAACTAAAGAAGTAGTAGCAAAAACCTTAAAAATACCTCTAATTCTCAATTACCCATGTTATCAAGAAATCAAAAGGAAATTTGAAAAACGAGGCATCTATATGCCTAGAAATAATATCAAACAAGCCCTCATACCTAAAGGGGCAAAGATTTTACCTAATCCTAATGGAACTGCTCCTGGTATTTACCTTCAATTTAATAAAAAACATATTTTTTTACTACCAGGTCCTCCTAAAGAATTACAACCAATGTTTTTAAATTCAGTAGAAAATCTATTAATAAATTATTCCGATAGCCAGCTAACTTCAAAAATAATCAAAACTTACGGTATAGGGGAATCTGGATTAGTTAAATTGATAGATGACTTGTTAGAAAATCAAAGTGATCCAACAATTGCTCCATTAGCAAAAGTTGATGGTGTCCACATAAGGGTAACTACAAAAAAGAATTTTTCCGATTTAGAGAAAGTAGTTAAAATAATTCAGCAAAGATTAAAGGATCATATTTGGGGTTATGATGATGACCAACTAGACCAACTGATTGTAGAAACAATGATTGATAATAAATTATCTTTAAGTCTTGTAGAATCTTGTACCGGGGGAGCTATTGCATCTGCTATAACTGATATACCGGGGAGTTCAATGGTATTAGATCAAAGTCAAGTATTATATACATTAAAAAGTAAAAGTGAGTTCTTAAGTTGTAATATAGCAGATATTCCCAATAGTGGTATTGACTACTACTTAACAGAAAAGCTTGCGAAAACAATTCTTGAAAAAACTGGGACTGATATAGGGTTAGCTATTACAGGTGCTTTAGGTCCAACTGTACCCTCGGGGGTAGAAGTAGGGGAAATATATATATCTACAGTTAATAATTATAAATCTATAACTAAAAAGTTTAATTATTACGGCACAAGGGAAAATATTAAAGAAAGGTGTGTTATGACAGCATTACATCAACTTCGACTTTTACTTAGGGAGATGTGTCCATGA
- a CDS encoding AAA family ATPase — protein sequence MVIKELTIGTLLTIIIILLIKGVNIFPFVLLAAVGLFLVYRNQIADFIESTIESPKNEKILTIDFDQIGGQETAKKELLEALEFVVNKDLVKKLGIRPLKGIILQGPPGTGKTLLAKAAAKYTNSAFIATSGSEFVEMYAGVGAKRVRKLFADAKRLALKEKKNSAVIFIDEIDVLGVKRGSNSSHMEYDQTLNQLLVEMDGLKSSDIQILVMAATNRLDLLDDALLRPGRFDRIVNIPLPSKWGRLEILRIHTKNKPLGDDVDLEKVAAQTFGFSGAHLENVTNEAAILALRNNRLTITQQDFLNAIEKVIMGEKIDRVPTKEELKRIAIHEVGHGFISELYRPNSVASITVAPRGQALGYMRQVNSENLLETKESLLKTIAVTVAGAMAEKVFFDQFSTGATNDFNQAISLAKKIIDCGLSDLGTTNCNILPKEVLNKEITTIIENVKIETEKILLNKKGLIEKLANYLLENETISGDEFRNIIQGL from the coding sequence ATGGTAATTAAAGAACTAACTATTGGTACCTTGTTAACAATTATCATAATTTTATTAATAAAAGGAGTTAATATTTTTCCTTTTGTTTTATTGGCTGCTGTTGGTTTATTTTTAGTTTATAGAAATCAAATTGCCGACTTTATAGAATCTACTATAGAGTCCCCTAAAAATGAAAAAATACTGACTATCGATTTTGACCAAATAGGGGGGCAAGAAACAGCTAAAAAAGAACTTTTGGAAGCATTAGAATTTGTAGTTAATAAAGATTTAGTAAAGAAATTAGGTATAAGACCGTTAAAAGGAATAATACTTCAAGGGCCTCCAGGAACGGGAAAGACTTTATTGGCAAAGGCTGCAGCTAAATACACTAATTCGGCTTTTATCGCAACTTCTGGTTCAGAATTTGTAGAAATGTATGCAGGTGTTGGTGCCAAAAGGGTTAGAAAGTTATTTGCTGATGCAAAAAGGTTAGCATTAAAAGAAAAAAAGAATTCTGCAGTAATTTTTATTGATGAGATCGATGTCTTGGGAGTAAAAAGAGGTAGTAACTCTTCCCATATGGAATATGATCAAACCCTTAATCAATTGTTAGTAGAAATGGATGGTTTAAAATCTAGTGATATTCAAATTCTAGTAATGGCTGCTACAAACCGTTTAGATTTATTAGATGATGCTTTATTGAGACCTGGTAGATTTGATAGGATAGTTAATATTCCTTTGCCATCTAAATGGGGCCGTTTAGAAATCTTGCGTATCCACACAAAGAATAAACCTTTAGGGGATGATGTAGATTTAGAAAAAGTCGCTGCACAAACCTTTGGTTTTTCTGGAGCACACCTTGAAAATGTGACTAACGAAGCTGCTATATTAGCTTTGAGAAATAATAGGCTAACTATTACCCAACAAGATTTTCTAAATGCCATAGAAAAAGTAATAATGGGTGAAAAAATTGATAGAGTTCCTACAAAAGAAGAATTAAAGAGAATTGCTATACACGAAGTTGGTCATGGTTTTATTAGTGAATTATATCGTCCTAACTCTGTAGCTTCTATTACAGTAGCACCTAGGGGACAAGCTTTAGGCTATATGAGGCAAGTTAATAGTGAAAATTTATTAGAAACTAAGGAATCTCTTCTCAAAACAATAGCTGTAACAGTGGCTGGAGCTATGGCAGAAAAGGTATTTTTTGATCAATTCAGTACTGGGGCCACCAATGATTTTAATCAAGCGATTAGTTTGGCAAAAAAAATTATTGATTGTGGATTAAGTGATTTAGGAACAACTAATTGCAATATTTTGCCTAAAGAGGTATTAAATAAAGAAATAACAACTATAATAGAAAATGTAAAAATAGAAACAGAAAAAATACTGTTAAATAAAAAAGGGTTAATAGAAAAGTTAGCAAATTATTTGTTAGAAAATGAAACAATTTCTGGAGATGAATTTAGAAATATCATTCAAGGTTTATAG
- the pgsA gene encoding CDP-diacylglycerol--glycerol-3-phosphate 3-phosphatidyltransferase, whose product MNLANKITLARIFLAPIFIVLIVVRIPFGQLIAAAFFIIAASTDGLDGYIARKHKQVTNFGKFLDPLADKLLISAALFALVWMKEISPLIAFIILSREFAVTGLRVIAAGEGIVISASKWGKLKTISQIVAISAITIHAGLLTEIDIPLFKWILNNLYIDTIAMITLYIAVFLTIFSGIDYFYKNIKVIKKGGSK is encoded by the coding sequence ATGAATCTAGCCAATAAAATTACTTTAGCTAGAATATTTTTGGCACCTATATTTATTGTCTTAATTGTAGTGCGAATACCCTTTGGTCAACTTATAGCAGCAGCTTTTTTTATCATAGCTGCCAGTACAGATGGATTAGATGGTTACATCGCAAGAAAGCACAAACAAGTAACTAATTTTGGGAAATTTTTAGATCCTCTAGCTGATAAACTGTTAATTTCCGCTGCATTATTTGCATTAGTTTGGATGAAAGAAATTAGCCCTTTAATTGCTTTTATAATTCTCAGTAGAGAATTCGCTGTTACAGGATTAAGGGTTATCGCAGCAGGAGAAGGAATAGTTATATCAGCTAGTAAATGGGGAAAACTAAAAACTATTAGCCAAATAGTAGCAATCTCTGCCATTACTATTCATGCCGGTCTACTAACAGAAATAGATATACCTTTGTTTAAATGGATATTAAACAATTTATATATTGATACAATAGCTATGATTACATTGTATATTGCCGTATTTTTAACAATATTTTCAGGTATTGACTATTTCTACAAAAATATAAAGGTAATTAAAAAAGGAGGATCAAAATAA
- the rimO gene encoding 30S ribosomal protein S12 methylthiotransferase RimO, producing the protein MVKIATVSLGCPKNTVDAEVMLGILSKEGYGITTDPKQADVIIINTCGFIESAKKESIDTIIEFSRYKAENCKVLIVTGCLVQRYKEELLQEIPEIDGIIGTGEYENIIQCIQTNLKGDKFTATDNLEYLYDDLTPRMLSTPKYTAYLKIAEGCDNHCTYCIIPALRGKYRSRSIESIIAEANKLVDNGVKEIILVAQDTTVYGLDLYGKLMLPTLLKKLNAIEGLKWIRILYCYPTYMTDELIQTISQLPKVCNYIDMPLQHGDNEILKKMGRRETKEQLLLLIEKIRKMIPDVVIRTSIIVGFPGETEEHFNNLLKFVQEIKLDRLGVFTYSREEGTAAAKLPDQIKERVKKLRQHRLMKVQKRISHSINKEKIGKVLEILIEGYDNGYIIGRTYGDAPQIDGKVIVRTKNGDKLPGDFIKVVITDCNEYDLIGEIVNESSQ; encoded by the coding sequence ATGGTTAAAATTGCAACAGTTAGTTTAGGATGTCCTAAAAATACAGTAGATGCAGAGGTAATGTTAGGAATTTTGTCAAAGGAAGGTTATGGGATCACTACTGATCCTAAACAAGCAGATGTTATTATTATTAATACTTGTGGATTTATTGAAAGTGCAAAAAAAGAGTCAATAGATACAATTATTGAATTTTCTAGATATAAAGCTGAAAATTGTAAAGTTTTAATTGTTACTGGTTGTTTAGTACAACGTTATAAAGAAGAATTATTACAAGAAATACCTGAAATTGACGGTATTATAGGTACAGGGGAATATGAAAATATTATCCAATGTATTCAAACTAATTTAAAAGGAGATAAGTTTACTGCAACTGATAACCTTGAGTACCTATATGATGATTTAACACCTAGGATGTTATCTACTCCTAAATATACAGCATACCTAAAAATTGCAGAAGGTTGTGATAATCATTGCACCTATTGTATTATACCAGCATTAAGGGGCAAATATCGCAGCAGATCTATAGAGTCAATAATTGCAGAAGCTAATAAACTCGTAGATAATGGAGTTAAAGAAATAATTCTAGTTGCTCAAGATACCACTGTATATGGATTAGATTTATATGGTAAACTAATGCTTCCCACTTTATTGAAAAAATTAAACGCTATCGAAGGTTTAAAGTGGATACGAATCTTATATTGCTATCCAACATATATGACCGATGAGTTAATCCAAACTATTAGCCAATTACCTAAAGTTTGTAATTATATTGATATGCCATTACAACACGGTGATAATGAAATATTAAAGAAAATGGGGAGAAGAGAGACAAAGGAACAATTACTCCTTCTTATTGAAAAAATAAGAAAAATGATTCCAGATGTAGTTATTAGAACTTCTATTATTGTCGGTTTTCCAGGGGAAACTGAAGAGCATTTTAATAATCTACTGAAATTCGTTCAAGAAATTAAGTTAGACAGATTAGGGGTATTTACCTATTCTAGAGAAGAAGGAACAGCTGCAGCAAAATTGCCTGATCAAATAAAGGAAAGGGTCAAAAAACTTCGCCAGCACCGGTTAATGAAAGTACAAAAAAGGATATCCCATTCCATTAACAAAGAAAAAATAGGAAAAGTACTTGAAATTCTTATTGAAGGATATGATAATGGATATATAATTGGAAGAACTTATGGAGATGCACCACAGATAGATGGAAAGGTAATAGTAAGGACAAAGAATGGGGATAAGTTACCTGGGGATTTTATTAAAGTGGTAATAACAGATTGTAATGAATATGATTTGATAGGGGAGATTGTGAATGAATCTAGCCAATAA
- a CDS encoding helix-turn-helix domain-containing protein, translating to MDFKEIGKQLRESRELKGLTIEDIVNKTKLRKDQIIAIEEGNIEKLPPGPYIKGFIKLYAKAVNLEIYEETATATTLDSPVSSRKKREPIKRSTISIDYNGIIFFIVLATFLALAVYLIVGYIITPKNNIEIPNNHPIIIPEEEENEVDEEDVIEEVHETIIELEIRNNKYYYTVLDEEKLEVQFIVQGQCWVDIKVDNQNTSIKRGIMEDEELLIEADNQIIIQAGLAKNATIIINGVQVEFSDNEGRTDAIITLEKSGE from the coding sequence TTGGATTTTAAAGAAATAGGTAAGCAACTAAGAGAATCGAGGGAATTAAAGGGACTAACTATAGAAGATATTGTTAACAAAACAAAACTTAGAAAAGATCAAATAATAGCTATTGAGGAAGGTAATATTGAAAAATTACCCCCAGGACCTTATATTAAGGGTTTTATTAAACTTTACGCTAAAGCTGTCAATTTAGAAATTTATGAAGAGACAGCTACAGCTACTACATTAGATTCTCCCGTTTCTAGCAGGAAAAAGAGGGAACCTATTAAAAGATCTACAATATCTATTGACTATAATGGTATAATCTTTTTTATCGTTTTAGCCACTTTTTTAGCATTAGCTGTTTACTTAATTGTGGGATATATTATAACACCTAAAAACAATATAGAAATTCCTAATAATCATCCTATAATTATTCCAGAAGAGGAAGAGAATGAAGTTGATGAAGAGGATGTAATAGAAGAAGTACATGAGACAATTATTGAATTAGAAATTAGGAATAATAAATATTACTATACAGTTTTAGATGAAGAAAAACTAGAAGTACAATTTATAGTACAAGGGCAATGTTGGGTTGATATCAAAGTAGATAATCAGAACACCTCTATTAAACGGGGAATAATGGAAGATGAAGAACTGTTAATAGAAGCAGATAATCAAATTATTATACAAGCTGGATTAGCTAAAAATGCAACAATTATTATCAATGGTGTTCAAGTAGAGTTTTCAGATAATGAAGGGCGTACAGACGCTATAATTACCCTTGAAAAAAGTGGGGAATAA
- a CDS encoding DUF3388 domain-containing protein: MEWYFEYIIHQNRPGVLGDVATLLGLLGINIKMINGLAPQRRGLIIHSDNHSKIITLKRALANSTTVEVTALRRPTLIDRINLQHGKMIHRSPENPNTFRFTRDDLGMLVDFLGGLLQKSCPVVGVRGMPRVGKTESIIAACVHANKKWIMVSSTLMRQVMRNSLTEEELANDCVLVIDGIVSTFRASQKHRELLREVMKMPIPKVIEHPDILLREGDFSPDIIDYIIELRRTEDEEINYELVCQNFSSFDIS, encoded by the coding sequence ATGGAGTGGTATTTTGAATATATTATTCATCAAAATAGGCCTGGGGTATTAGGGGATGTTGCAACTCTTTTAGGTCTTTTAGGTATTAATATCAAGATGATTAATGGACTAGCACCCCAAAGAAGGGGGTTAATTATTCATTCCGATAATCATTCGAAAATAATTACTTTAAAAAGGGCTTTAGCTAATTCAACTACCGTTGAAGTTACTGCATTGCGAAGACCTACTTTGATCGATAGAATTAACCTTCAACATGGGAAAATGATCCATAGATCCCCTGAAAATCCTAATACCTTTAGATTTACCAGGGATGATTTAGGGATGTTGGTTGATTTTTTAGGAGGTTTATTACAAAAATCTTGTCCAGTAGTTGGTGTTAGGGGTATGCCAAGGGTAGGTAAGACTGAATCAATTATTGCAGCCTGCGTTCATGCTAATAAAAAATGGATTATGGTATCTTCAACATTAATGAGACAAGTTATGCGAAATAGCCTAACTGAAGAAGAATTAGCTAATGATTGTGTACTAGTTATTGATGGTATTGTTTCTACCTTCCGAGCATCTCAAAAACATAGAGAATTACTCAGGGAAGTTATGAAAATGCCAATTCCTAAGGTTATAGAACATCCAGACATTTTACTTAGGGAAGGTGATTTTTCTCCCGACATCATCGATTATATTATTGAATTGAGAAGAACTGAAGATGAAGAAATCAATTATGAATTAGTTTGTCAAAATTTTTCATCCTTTGATATAAGTTAA
- a CDS encoding ABC transporter permease, with amino-acid sequence MDVILQIFSLTILWSTIRQATPLILASLGGIFAERSGVINIALEGIMLTGAFASIYGMYLTGSPWIGLLFAIIVGIIIASIHAVVTVIFKTNQVVSGTAINIFALGLTQFLLEVIWKVSGTSPRIGRLPTWTIGPLSFNPIVYIAFAMVPIVWFILYRTPWGLRIRAVGEHPQAADTVGINVNRIRFICVLISGAFAGLAGAHLSLGELGIFQKEMTAGRGYIALAAMIFGKWNPVGAFLASLLFAFSQAVSISGVNIPFIPRELINTIPYVVTIIVLASFVGRAHAPKAIGKPYDKSER; translated from the coding sequence ATGGATGTAATATTACAGATTTTTAGCTTAACTATCTTATGGTCTACAATACGTCAAGCAACACCATTGATCCTTGCCTCCTTAGGTGGTATATTTGCTGAGCGTTCTGGTGTTATTAACATTGCTTTAGAGGGAATCATGCTTACAGGAGCCTTTGCTTCTATATATGGTATGTACCTCACAGGTTCTCCCTGGATCGGATTACTATTTGCTATTATTGTGGGAATAATAATAGCAAGTATCCATGCTGTGGTAACTGTTATCTTTAAAACAAATCAAGTTGTTAGTGGTACAGCCATCAATATTTTTGCCCTTGGTTTAACACAATTTTTATTAGAAGTAATTTGGAAAGTATCAGGTACCTCCCCGAGAATTGGAAGGTTGCCAACTTGGACCATAGGACCCCTTTCCTTTAATCCAATTGTATATATTGCTTTTGCTATGGTACCAATCGTTTGGTTTATCCTCTACCGAACTCCTTGGGGTTTAAGGATAAGGGCTGTAGGTGAACATCCCCAAGCAGCAGATACAGTTGGTATTAATGTTAACCGGATCCGCTTTATCTGTGTTTTAATAAGTGGTGCTTTCGCTGGCCTTGCCGGTGCCCATTTATCCTTAGGTGAACTGGGTATTTTCCAAAAAGAAATGACTGCTGGCCGTGGTTACATCGCTTTGGCAGCAATGATTTTTGGAAAGTGGAATCCTGTAGGAGCCTTTTTAGCTAGTTTACTCTTTGCCTTCTCCCAAGCTGTATCTATCTCAGGGGTCAATATTCCATTTATACCAAGGGAGTTAATTAATACAATCCCTTATGTTGTAACGATAATTGTATTGGCATCCTTTGTCGGTAGGGCCCATGCTCCAAAAGCTATAGGAAAACCTTACGATAAAAGTGAAAGGTAA
- a CDS encoding ABC transporter permease, with protein sequence MKNNIYIKYFKTIGQELFYGAVAVIAALLVGSLFILFTNVSPIEAYIRMFNGAFGSIDNIYATLFRSTPIILTGLSVAFAFRCGLFNIGAEGQYLIGAFAAGWAGFYFTGLPKLIHLPLTLIIAVIAGGLWASIAGVLKAKLGANEVINTIMLNHIAFSLTIVYGIRRLATVPGEPGTPHILDSARITSLGALIGRPAVRVHGGFILAILAAFFVWYFLFKTKSGYEIRAVGFNPHGAEYGGINVAKNVILAMFISGALAGLAGAGEVLGTHGRFIQGMNANHGFTGIAVALVGKNNPFTVVISGILFGALAQGGFTIGRILPRDIVVIIQALVIFAIALSQVLREHLAKKRAKEAIK encoded by the coding sequence ATGAAAAATAATATTTATATTAAATATTTCAAAACTATAGGCCAAGAGTTATTTTACGGTGCAGTGGCAGTAATTGCCGCATTATTAGTAGGTTCTCTATTTATTTTATTTACTAATGTATCACCTATAGAGGCATATATCCGGATGTTCAACGGAGCCTTCGGAAGTATAGATAATATTTATGCTACCTTATTTAGGTCAACCCCTATAATTTTAACTGGTCTTTCTGTAGCCTTTGCCTTTAGATGCGGCTTGTTTAACATTGGAGCTGAAGGACAATACTTAATAGGTGCATTTGCTGCAGGATGGGCAGGTTTTTACTTCACTGGTTTACCAAAACTAATCCATTTGCCCTTAACTTTAATTATTGCAGTAATTGCTGGAGGTTTATGGGCCAGTATAGCGGGAGTTTTAAAGGCTAAATTAGGTGCTAATGAAGTAATTAACACTATTATGTTAAACCATATCGCCTTTTCATTAACAATTGTCTATGGTATTAGAAGGCTTGCTACTGTCCCTGGAGAGCCAGGAACACCCCACATTCTTGATTCCGCTAGAATAACCAGTTTAGGAGCTTTAATAGGAAGACCTGCGGTAAGGGTCCATGGCGGTTTTATTCTAGCCATACTAGCTGCTTTCTTTGTTTGGTATTTTCTCTTTAAAACCAAATCCGGTTATGAAATTAGAGCTGTTGGATTTAATCCCCATGGTGCTGAATATGGTGGAATTAATGTGGCTAAGAACGTCATTTTGGCGATGTTTATAAGTGGTGCTTTAGCTGGATTGGCAGGAGCTGGAGAAGTATTAGGAACCCATGGAAGATTTATTCAAGGGATGAATGCCAACCACGGTTTTACCGGTATAGCCGTTGCCTTAGTAGGTAAAAATAATCCCTTTACTGTAGTAATCTCCGGTATTCTATTTGGCGCCTTAGCTCAAGGTGGATTCACTATTGGCCGTATTTTACCAAGGGATATTGTAGTTATTATCCAAGCCTTAGTTATATTTGCTATAGCTTTAAGTCAAGTGTTAAGGGAACATTTAGCTAAGAAAAGAGCAAAGGAGGCAATTAAATAA